The genomic interval GAAATCGTAACAACAATGACATGATGCTGCAAAGTAATTTACTTATAAACAACTATACCCTGCCGGATTGCCAATTTCGGTCACATCGTGGTAAATAAATGTCAATGTAATGCTTTTTGTCTATTTCTTGTATGAAATTTGCCACGAAGCTACAAATTTAAGTATATCGGCTAGTCTTGCAAGTTTTGTGCCCTCTTGTAGCTACAGTCCTGCCGTTATAATGCGACGCATCATTACAGATACCTATACAAGCGAATGACACCTCCAGTTTTAAATACAGATGCCAGAAATCCCGAGCCGCCAGCGCCCCAGCCACGGCGGCGCATGCCGTTAGTACTACGGCTTTTTTTAGGTTTTTTTGGCGTTATCACGGGATTGGTGGCGATCGCAGCGCTGACATTCGGATTTATGCTGGCGATGGCCTGGCCCAACCTTCCGGCATTGGATTCGCTGACGGACTATCGCCCGAAGATTCCGCTGCGAATTTTTTCAGCGGATGGCGTTTTGATCGGGGAGTTCGGCGAAGAACGGCGCAATTTGGTCCATATTCAGGATATTCCTGATGTCGTGAAAAAAGCCGTATTGGCAATTGAAGATGATCGGTTTTATCAACATGGCGGCGTCGACTACCAAGGCATCCTGCGCGCCACGTTTTCTAACCTGACCGGCGGCGGCGGCGGTGCCAGCACAATCACCCAGCAAGTTGCACGGAATTTTTTCCTGACTAGCAACGAGCCGACATTTCTCCAAAAAGCATCGCGAAAATTTCTGTATGAAATACCGTTAGCCTGGAAAATCGAACAGAATTTGACCAAAGACCAGATTCTTGAGGTGTACATGAATCAGATTTATCTGGGACAGCGCGCCTATGGTTTTGCCTCTGCCGCGCAGGTGTATTTTGGCAAAAAACTGCAAGACCTGAGTATCGCCGAAGCCGCCATGCTCGCCGGTTTGCCCAAAGCCCCATCGGCCAACAACCCTGTCGTCAATCCTAAGCGTGCCGAAGCACGACAACAGTACATTTTGTTGCGCATGCTGCAACTAGGTTACATCACGTCAGCGCAATATGAAGAGGCCAAAAATGAACCTTTGCGGCTGAAAACCGGCGCTACCGAGTTTGGTATTCATGCTGAATACGTGTCAGAAATGGCGCGTCAGATGGTCTACGAACAATTCAAAGACGCAACCTATACGCGTGGTCTGAATGTATTTACAACCATCACCAAAGCCGATCAGGATGCCGCCTACTTCGCGCTGCGACGCGGCGTCATGAGCTACGATAAACGGCGCGGTTATCGTGGCCCCGAAGGCTATATGACCATTCCTGAAGGATCGAAGGAAGAGATCGATGCAGCAATCGAAGTGGAGTTGGCCGACCATCCCGACAGCGACGAAATCGTCGCCGCCGTCGTCCTTGACGCTAGTCCCAAAAGCGTGCGTGCAGTGCTCTCTTCCGGCGAAGAAATTACCATCACTGGCAGCGGCCTGAGCATCGCCACAAACTTGCTGAGCGACAAAGCGCCGCCGCAGCGCAAAGTCAAATCGGGCGCGATCATTCGTGTGATGCAAAACGAAAAAACCTGGAGCATTACGCAAATGCCTGCGGTTGAATCGGCATTGGTATCGATCAACAGCAACGATGGCGCGATCCGTGCGCTGGTCGGTGGTTTTGACTTCAATCGGAATAAGTTTAATCACGTTGCGCAGGCATGGCGTCAGCCCGGCTCTGCATTCAAGCCGTTCATTTACTCGGCGTCGCTGGAAAAAGGTTTGTCCCCTGCCACCGTGATTAATGATGCGCCGATTAGTTTTGGCGGTGGCCTCACGGGCGGTCAAGTCTGGCAGCCGAAAAACTACGGCAATAAGTACGAAGGCCCGATGACCATGCGCAGAGGATTGATGAAATCCAAGAACATGATTTCAGTGCGTATTTTGGATAAAATCGGCGCGCAATACGGGCAAGAATTTACTACCCGCTTTGGCTTCGATCCGGATAAAAATCCGCCTTATCTGACACTCGCACTGGGTGCAGGCGCGGTGACACCGCTGCAACTGGCGGCGGGCTATGCTGTGTTTGCCAATGGCGGCTATAAAACTAACCCGTATCTGATCAGCAAAATTCTGGACGCGAATGGCGTGGTGTTGGCAGAGGCGCATCCAGCCAAAGCTGGCGATGAAGAAAATCGCGTGATCGATGCACGCAATGCGTTTTTAATGGATAGCATGCTGAAAGACGTTGTGCGTGCCGGAACTGGATTTAAAGCAATGGCGCTAAAACGCACCGATCTGGCGGGTAAAACCGGGACGACGAATGATTCGATGGATGCCTGGTTCGCGGGCTATCAACCAACATTAGTGGCGGTAACATGGATGGGATTTGACCAACCAAAAAATATGGGAGATCGCGAGACCGGCGGCGGCCTGGCATTGCCGATCTGGATCGATTATATGGAAAAAGCCTTAAAGGGCGTGCCGACCCTGGAACGTCCAGTACCGGACGGTCTGCTGCATAGCGGCACGGAGTATTATTACGCCGAGTATCCACCCGGAACTGGCACCCAAAGTATCGGTGGCGGAAGCGCAGATTCGCCTAAGGATGAAGACAAGGCGCGCGACGAAGTCAAAAACGAATTGTTCTAGCCTGCTTCGATAAACTGATAAACACGATAAGAGCGTTGAAAATAAGATCATTTTTAACGCTCTTTATTGATTAGCTCAACGAATGTGATGCTAATTTATTACTATCTTCTGTCAATCCGACGTTAATCCGCGTCTGGTCGCAATTCCAATGCTGCCCCGCCCTGCTCATTTACCATGGCCGATAAAGCGCTGAAAAACTCCGAATCGTCGCGTGTATTACGCCACACATTGCCGTGCAATTTATAGTGAAAGCCGCCTGATTTTGCTGCAATCCATAATTCTTGCATCGGTGCCTGACTATTCACGATGATCTTTGATCCATTGTCGATAAATTCGATTTCCAGCACGTTGCCTCTGCGGCTGCACTCGACATCGATCTCATCTTTGTCATTAGCACGCTCGAGTGCCGCCTCTAGTGCGCCCAAAGTAGCCTCGGCCGCAACCAGGAATTCTGATTCTGTCATGCTAAACTCCAATCCATTCCATTTCGTTAAACTTACACAGTGATTCTAATCCGTGAAACCATTATTTGATTTGCCCCGCGTAGTAATTCTGGGCAGCGCGCTTGCATTCTCGCTCCTGCTGACCGCCTGCGGTCAAAAAGGACCTTTGTATATGCCGAAAATACCACCATTGGCGACTAAACCGGCCGCGCCGGCAGCTGCGCCGCCAAAAACAGAGAAAGATACAACGGCGGGCAGCAGCGCATCAGACACGCCGACAATGGCCCCCGTTGCGCCCGCTTCGACACCTTCTACTCATCAATAATCGACTTTCTCATGTCCTATTTTTCGTATCAAAACGGCAATCTGCACGCAGAAAATACGCCTCTGTCCACTATCGCGCAACAGTTTGGCACGCCGACTTACGTCTATTCTAAAGCGGCCCTGGCTGACCATTTTTCGGCATACGCCGATGCCTGCACTGCGGGTGGTCGCGATCCAGCGAATACCTTAGTTTGCTACTCCGTCAAATCCAACTCTAACCTCGCGGTATTACAAGTCCTGAACCAACTCGGCTCAGGCTTTGATATTGTTTCGGGCGGCGAATTATTACGCGTATTGGCAGCTGGCGGCGATCCGCACAAGGTCATTTTCTCTGGCGTAGGCAAAACCCGGGATGAAATGCGGTTGGCGTTATCGCATGACATTTTATGCTTTAACGTCGAATCTATTCCTGAGCTGCATCGACTTAATGAGGTCGCCGGAGAAATGGGCAAACGCGCCGCTATTTCATTGCGCGTGAATCCAAATGTCGATGCCAAGACGCATCCGTATATCTCGACCGGTCTAAAAGACAATAAATTCGGTGTAGCCTATGAAGATGCGCTAGCCTGCTATCGTACCGCGGCGAAGTTGCCAAATATTGATGTCACTGGGATCGATTGCCATATTGGCTCGCAATTATTAGATGACACGCCATTGCTTGAGGCGTTGGATAAAGTCATCGAATTAATCGACCAATTGGCCAGCGAAGATATCCACTTGCATCACCTCGACATCGGTGGCGGCATCGGCATTACTTACGATGATGAAAAGCCAGTCGCGGTAGGCGCTTATCTGGGCCGCTTGTTTGCCCGCATTGATGCCTGGCGCAACGAAAAATATCAAGGCGTGCCGCTGAAAGTGATGTTTGAGCCGGGCCGTTCGATTGTCGGCAACGCTGGCATCTTGTTGACGGAAATTCAATATCTTAAATATGGCGTCAGCAAGAATTTTGCGGTGGTAGATGCTGCGATGAATGACTTGATGCGCCCGGCAATGTACGAAGCATGGCACGGCGTCCAGACCGTCTCGCAGCAAAATCCAGACGCCAGCAGCCATACCTATGATGTTGTGGGACCTATTTGCGAATCGGGCGACTGGCTGGCTCGCGCACGGGAATTAGCGGTCGCAGAAGGCGATTTGCTAGCCTTTCAGTCTGCCGGAGCGTATGGGATGACGATGGCGTCTAATTACAATACCCGGGGACGCGCGGCTGAAGTGATGGTGGATGGCGATCAGGTGCATCTGATCCGCAAACGTGAAGAGCCGATCGCATTATTTGCGCTGGAATCACTATTACCGTAAAGATCTGACGAAAGATTATTTTCGGCAAACATTAAAATGCAAAGGGGCACGGTATTTTTACCGCGCCCCTTTGCATTTCATACACCCGCATCTTTTCAATTCCCGCGCATATTTCGCGTCAGACCGACGTCACCTGCCGCTTTTGAACCGTGCTGGTTTGACGGCTCAGCGCACTGCGCTTTTGCTTGAAATACCAATATACCCGCAGCAATAACAGCATCGCGACTATCGTGCCAAAGATGATTGGTTTTTCGAAGTTGTGCTTGCCTGCACGCATCCACCAGAAATGCAGAATCCCTAGCATCGCAGTGACATATACCGTGCGATGCAACCATTGCCAGCGCTTGCCCCCGAGTCGTTTGATCATCCCGTTAGTGCTGGTCACTGCCAGCGGAATCAGCAATACAAAAGCAATGAATCCAACGGTAATAAAAGGCCGTTTGTAGACGTCTTTTAACATTTCTGTGACATCAAAGAAATGATCGAACCAGAGAAAAGTCGTAAAATGCAACGCGGCGTAAAAGAACCCAAACAACCCCAACATCCGGCGCAATTTGATCAACCAATTCCAACTGGTAAATCGTCGAAGCGGCGTCACTGCCAGCGCGATGCACAAGAAATACAATGTCCAATCGCCAGTACTGCGGGTAATGAACTCAATCGGATTTGCACCCAATTTATCCAGGAAGGCAAACGCCACTAGCCGCACAGCAGGCAGAAGTGCCAATATAAACAGCACAGCTTTTAGAATACGGAATTGCTTTGGACTGGGATTAATCATCTTCGACCTATGAAATCAGGGTGTCGTAGTGCGGTGTATATTGCGATAAATGATATTTTGCAGCGAGAGCGGTACAAAGCCTGTCCGCCGCTCCTTCTGCAAATTGCCTTGAGCACGTTAGAAAAATTTCTTCAAATCCATGCCTGTATATAACGATGCAACATCGTTATAGCCATTGAACATCAACGTCTTGCGCTTCTTGGTAAAAAATCCATCTTCACCGATACGACGCTCCGTAGCTTGAGACCAGCGTGGATGATCAACGTTTGGATTAACGTTGGAATAGAAACCGTATTCGTTCGCAGCCGTCAGATTCCATGCTGTCTTCGGTTGTTCCTTCAGGAAGCGAATTTTTACAATCGACTTCGCTGATTTAAATCCATACTTCCACGGCAAAATCATCCGCACAGGCGCACCGTTCTGGTTGGGCAATACTTCGCCATACATGCCAAAGGTTAGCAGCGCCAGCGGGTGCATAGCCTCGTCCATGCGCAAGCCCTCTACATAGGGCCATTCAAGCACCGGACTATTCAGGCCCGGCATTTGTTTTTTGTCGGCCAGTGTGATGAATTCGATATATTTCGCATTGCTGGTCGGTTCGACTTTTTTGATTAATGCTGACAGCGAGTAGCCGATCCACGGAATGACCATCGACCATCCCTCTACACAACGCAGTCGATAAATCCGCTCTTCCAATGGGGCCAGTTTCATCAAACTGTCCAGATCAAGTGTTATCGGCTTCTTCACCTCTCCCTCAATCATGACGCTCCATGGTTTGGTTTTGAGTGTGCCGGCATTTTGCGCAGGATCGGACTTATCCGTCCCAAATTCGTAATAATTATTGTAAGTCGTCGCGTCTTTATAGGGCGTTGGCTTATCTGTCACAACAAAGGCGGCATTCCGCTTTGCTGCCAGTTTTTGGGCGGCTGGGTTTT from Glaciimonas sp. PCH181 carries:
- the lysA gene encoding diaminopimelate decarboxylase; its protein translation is MSYFSYQNGNLHAENTPLSTIAQQFGTPTYVYSKAALADHFSAYADACTAGGRDPANTLVCYSVKSNSNLAVLQVLNQLGSGFDIVSGGELLRVLAAGGDPHKVIFSGVGKTRDEMRLALSHDILCFNVESIPELHRLNEVAGEMGKRAAISLRVNPNVDAKTHPYISTGLKDNKFGVAYEDALACYRTAAKLPNIDVTGIDCHIGSQLLDDTPLLEALDKVIELIDQLASEDIHLHHLDIGGGIGITYDDEKPVAVGAYLGRLFARIDAWRNEKYQGVPLKVMFEPGRSIVGNAGILLTEIQYLKYGVSKNFAVVDAAMNDLMRPAMYEAWHGVQTVSQQNPDASSHTYDVVGPICESGDWLARARELAVAEGDLLAFQSAGAYGMTMASNYNTRGRAAEVMVDGDQVHLIRKREEPIALFALESLLP
- a CDS encoding penicillin-binding protein 1A, translated to MPLVLRLFLGFFGVITGLVAIAALTFGFMLAMAWPNLPALDSLTDYRPKIPLRIFSADGVLIGEFGEERRNLVHIQDIPDVVKKAVLAIEDDRFYQHGGVDYQGILRATFSNLTGGGGGASTITQQVARNFFLTSNEPTFLQKASRKFLYEIPLAWKIEQNLTKDQILEVYMNQIYLGQRAYGFASAAQVYFGKKLQDLSIAEAAMLAGLPKAPSANNPVVNPKRAEARQQYILLRMLQLGYITSAQYEEAKNEPLRLKTGATEFGIHAEYVSEMARQMVYEQFKDATYTRGLNVFTTITKADQDAAYFALRRGVMSYDKRRGYRGPEGYMTIPEGSKEEIDAAIEVELADHPDSDEIVAAVVLDASPKSVRAVLSSGEEITITGSGLSIATNLLSDKAPPQRKVKSGAIIRVMQNEKTWSITQMPAVESALVSINSNDGAIRALVGGFDFNRNKFNHVAQAWRQPGSAFKPFIYSASLEKGLSPATVINDAPISFGGGLTGGQVWQPKNYGNKYEGPMTMRRGLMKSKNMISVRILDKIGAQYGQEFTTRFGFDPDKNPPYLTLALGAGAVTPLQLAAGYAVFANGGYKTNPYLISKILDANGVVLAEAHPAKAGDEENRVIDARNAFLMDSMLKDVVRAGTGFKAMALKRTDLAGKTGTTNDSMDAWFAGYQPTLVAVTWMGFDQPKNMGDRETGGGLALPIWIDYMEKALKGVPTLERPVPDGLLHSGTEYYYAEYPPGTGTQSIGGGSADSPKDEDKARDEVKNELF
- a CDS encoding lipoprotein; amino-acid sequence: MKPLFDLPRVVILGSALAFSLLLTACGQKGPLYMPKIPPLATKPAAPAAAPPKTEKDTTAGSSASDTPTMAPVAPASTPSTHQ
- the cyaY gene encoding iron donor protein CyaY, with translation MTESEFLVAAEATLGALEAALERANDKDEIDVECSRRGNVLEIEFIDNGSKIIVNSQAPMQELWIAAKSGGFHYKLHGNVWRNTRDDSEFFSALSAMVNEQGGAALELRPDAD
- the msrP gene encoding protein-methionine-sulfoxide reductase catalytic subunit MsrP; this encodes MLIRRSQNVIDIPAPSEITPRAVFESRRSFIRQLAVGSIATGSMLELVSQQAFAQNPAAQKLAAKRNAAFVVTDKPTPYKDATTYNNYYEFGTDKSDPAQNAGTLKTKPWSVMIEGEVKKPITLDLDSLMKLAPLEERIYRLRCVEGWSMVIPWIGYSLSALIKKVEPTSNAKYIEFITLADKKQMPGLNSPVLEWPYVEGLRMDEAMHPLALLTFGMYGEVLPNQNGAPVRMILPWKYGFKSAKSIVKIRFLKEQPKTAWNLTAANEYGFYSNVNPNVDHPRWSQATERRIGEDGFFTKKRKTLMFNGYNDVASLYTGMDLKKFF
- a CDS encoding sulfite oxidase heme-binding subunit YedZ, encoding MINPSPKQFRILKAVLFILALLPAVRLVAFAFLDKLGANPIEFITRSTGDWTLYFLCIALAVTPLRRFTSWNWLIKLRRMLGLFGFFYAALHFTTFLWFDHFFDVTEMLKDVYKRPFITVGFIAFVLLIPLAVTSTNGMIKRLGGKRWQWLHRTVYVTAMLGILHFWWMRAGKHNFEKPIIFGTIVAMLLLLRVYWYFKQKRSALSRQTSTVQKRQVTSV